TGACCGGCACCTCTTTGCGCAGCGGATGCCCCTGATAGTCCATCGGCAACAAGATGCGTCGCAGGTCGGGGTGCCCTTCAAAGTGAATCCCAAACAGGTCGTAGATCTCGCGCTCCAGCCAGTTGGCGTTGCGATACACCGGCACGGCGGACGGGATGCTGGCGTCGTACTCGCTCAGCATCACCTTGACGCGCACGCGGATGTTGCGCGGGATCGAGTACAACTGATACAAGATGCCGAAGCGCGGCTCGCGCGGGTAGTAGTCCACGCACGTCTCGTCGGTCAGCATGTTGAACTGCTGCACGTCGCGCAGGTGCATCAGTACCTCGAGGATGCGCTCGCGCGGCACATGTAACGTCACCTCGTCGCGAAAGACGGTAACCTGGCTGATCGCGTCGCCCAGCGCGGACTTGAGCAGCTCACTTAGCGGTTGATCCATGGGTTGCGTGTTACGGTTTACGTCTTGCGTCCTGCGTCTTGCGTGAAGCGTCATTCACTGCCACTTCTTCAGCGGCTCGTGCTTGATCTTCTCTTGCAGCTTCATGATGCCATCAATGAGCGTCTCGGGGCGCGGCGGGCAGCCGGCCACATACACGTCCACCGGCACGATCTCGTCCACGCCTTGCACGATGGCATAGTTGTTGAACACGCCGCCGCACGAGGCGCAGTCGCCCATGGCGATCACCCACTTTGGATCCGGCATCTGGTCGTATAGATTGCGCAGCACCGGCGCCATCTTGCGGCTCACCCGCCCGGCGACGATCATCAGATCGCTCTGGCGCGGGCTGGCGCGCATCAGCTCCATGCCGAAGCGTGACAGGTCGTAGCGCGACGCCTGCGTGCTCATCATTTCGATGGCGCAGCACGCCAGGCCGAACAACATCGGCCAGATGGCGTTCGACCGCGCCCAGTTCACCGCCTTCTCCAACGAAGTGGTGACGATGCCCATATCGCCCAGTTTTTGTTCCAGTCCCATTCACACACTCCGTTCGGAATTGAGAATTGCGACACCCCCTTCTCAATTCTCAATTCGTCATTTGTCCATGGTCTCCCATTCCAACGCGCCCTTCTTCCAGATCCAGAAGTAACCCACCAGCAAAATGCCGACGAAGATCAGCATCTCGATCAAGCCGAACCAGCCCAACTGCCGGAACGCCACCGCCCAGGGATAGAAGAAGATCACCTCGATGTCGAAGATGATGAAGAGCACGGCGATCAAATAAAAGCGCACCGAGAAGCGCCGTTGTCCCTGGCCGATGGCGCGCATGCCGCTCTCATACGGCTGGATCTTCACCGGATTGTTCGCCCGGCGGCGCGGCCCAAACAGGATCGAGATCAAGACCACCAAGACTGCCAGCGCCGTGGAGAGAAACAACAAGATGAAGACCGGGAGAAACTCATTCATGGCTTATTCAGCTCAACGAGACGCGGTGTATTGTCTCATCGTTCGATTTTCGTTTGAGAAGTTTATCACAAATGGGCTATAGTCTAAGCACATGCCTCACAACGTCAAACAGCGCTTGCATCACGCCAGATGCCGGGCGACGACCTCGACCGGATGCAGTGCGGCGCGGCCGGTGAAGTGCTGAATCTGCTCGCGGCAGGACGTGCCCGGCGCGACGATCAACGTCTCGGCGCTTGCCGCGCGCACCGCCGGCAGCAGCGCCAGCTCGCCGATCCGGCGCGACAACGCGAAATGCTCCGCTTCGTAGCCGAACGCCCCGGCCATGCCACAGCAGGTCGAGTCCACCTCGCGCACATCGTATCCGGCGGATGTTAAAAGCGCGCGCGTCGCTTGCGTGCCCCACAGTGCTTTTTGATGGCAGTGGCCGTGCAGCAGGATGCTCGGCCTGCCTCCTTGGGTCTTCGATGCGTCATTCGCCGCTTCGGCGAAAGTCGCTCCATGGGCGACGACGAATTCCTCGACGCTTTGCGTCATACGCGCGACGACGTCGGCCTCTTCCCCCGGCAGCAGGTCGGGATAGTCATCGCGCAGCGCGCTGATGCAGCTCGGCTCCAGGCCGAGGATGGGCACGCCCTGCCGCGCCAACGGGGCCAGCTGCGCCAGGTTGAAGCGCACCCACGGGAGCACAGCCTCCGGCTGGCCTTGCGAGAGCAGCGGCCGGCCGCAGCATCGCCAGGCGGGGACGATCACATCGCAGCCGATCGCGCGAAGCACCTTCACGGCGGCGATGGCGACATGAGGATGGTTGTAGCGCGCGAAGGTGTCCACGAAAAGCGCCACCCGCGGCCTTGGCGCGCCCGATGGTTGCGCCTGCCGCGCGCCTGCCGTGGCGCGCCACCATCGCTCGAAGGTCTGTCGCCGGAAGGCCGGCAGCGTTCGCTCCGGCGCGATGTGCAACAGGCGCTTGCCGAGCGGGAGATTGGCCAGCCAATTGGAGAGCGGGGCGAACGCCGACGCCAGCGGCGCAAACGACGCGATGCGCCCCAGCAGCCATGCCCGCAGCGGCACGCCGCGCGCGCGATAGAAGTGCGAGAGGAACTCGCTCTTGAGCTTGCTCATGTCCACGCCGGCGGCGCACTCGGTGGCGCAGGCCTTGCAGCTCAGGCAGAGGTCGAGGGCGGCTTTGACGTCATCCGGTGAAGGTTTTGGAGATTGGAGATTAGAGATTGGGGAGTGGAGATTGGCGATTGGGGAGTGATCGAGTCTCGAATCTTGAATCTCTAATCTCTTCTCCGACAAGAACTCGCGCAGCAGATTCGCCCGTCCGCGCGTGCTGTGCATCTCCTCGCGGGTGGCGCGGTAGGATGGGCACATCACGCCGCCGTCCAGCTTCCGGCACACGCCGCTGCCGTTGCACTGCTCGACCAGCGCCGCGAAGCTGCCGTTGTGGTGGAAGGTGAAAGTTGTTTGTATCGGGCGCGTCGCGTAGGTTGGGCCATAGCGCAGATGCGACTCCATCTCGACGGCGCGCACCTTTTTGCCGGGGTTGAGCAGGCCGCGTGGGTCGAACGCATCTTTCAGCTCGCAGAAGGCCTGATAGGCGCGCGGCCCGAAGAGCGCCTCGTTCTGGTGCGAGCGCTCGTAGCCGTCGCCGTGCTCGCCGCTCATCGCCCCGCCCAGCTCCCGGCACAG
The window above is part of the Candidatus Roseilinea sp. genome. Proteins encoded here:
- the nuoC gene encoding NADH-quinone oxidoreductase subunit C, encoding MDQPLSELLKSALGDAISQVTVFRDEVTLHVPRERILEVLMHLRDVQQFNMLTDETCVDYYPREPRFGILYQLYSIPRNIRVRVKVMLSEYDASIPSAVPVYRNANWLEREIYDLFGIHFEGHPDLRRILLPMDYQGHPLRKEVPVTVEENAFSFNRARIDAAKPYATE
- the nuoB2 gene encoding NADH-quinone oxidoreductase subunit B 2, with translation MGLEQKLGDMGIVTTSLEKAVNWARSNAIWPMLFGLACCAIEMMSTQASRYDLSRFGMELMRASPRQSDLMIVAGRVSRKMAPVLRNLYDQMPDPKWVIAMGDCASCGGVFNNYAIVQGVDEIVPVDVYVAGCPPRPETLIDGIMKLQEKIKHEPLKKWQ
- the nuoA gene encoding NADH-quinone oxidoreductase subunit A, yielding MNEFLPVFILLFLSTALAVLVVLISILFGPRRRANNPVKIQPYESGMRAIGQGQRRFSVRFYLIAVLFIIFDIEVIFFYPWAVAFRQLGWFGLIEMLIFVGILLVGYFWIWKKGALEWETMDK
- a CDS encoding FAD-dependent oxidoreductase, whose translation is MPSPAHEHPLAQALARHVAGEVRFDAPTRLIYSTDASNYQVMPLGVVLPKTTDDVIATVTLCAEHGVPVIPRGGGSSLCGSSIGPGVIVDFTKYMDALLDLDASGHAARVQPGMILGQLNKRLGQHGLQFGPDPASAERAAIGGVIGANATGSHSIRYGMTADNVTALKVVLADGTPAEFGPNGHDKRTKGQGDKGMGEQGDEGNHSVTLSPRHLVERVQGIVRAHEDAIRHDFPKVWRRASGYNLDYVAEMLAYDPARPTACLTEANARRQGSNLENHLRQIGRMNLAPLFAGAEGTLGVVVEATLHLFPRPKHTALVITAFDGLVEAMRAVPALLTTDPAAIELIGGMFIRVARELPECRGRIGWLDGQATPEGLLVIEFDGESEAAVRAGVERLQRLVADERLPCALRPLFDPAAQADVWYVRKIGLNVLTSIRSQAKPVSVVEDVAVPVERLAEYVERLSAIFAAHGTEGAFYAHASAGVLHVRPLVNLHTAQGVAQLKGIARDALALCRELGGAMSGEHGDGYERSHQNEALFGPRAYQAFCELKDAFDPRGLLNPGKKVRAVEMESHLRYGPTYATRPIQTTFTFHHNGSFAALVEQCNGSGVCRKLDGGVMCPSYRATREEMHSTRGRANLLREFLSEKRLEIQDSRLDHSPIANLHSPISNLQSPKPSPDDVKAALDLCLSCKACATECAAGVDMSKLKSEFLSHFYRARGVPLRAWLLGRIASFAPLASAFAPLSNWLANLPLGKRLLHIAPERTLPAFRRQTFERWWRATAGARQAQPSGAPRPRVALFVDTFARYNHPHVAIAAVKVLRAIGCDVIVPAWRCCGRPLLSQGQPEAVLPWVRFNLAQLAPLARQGVPILGLEPSCISALRDDYPDLLPGEEADVVARMTQSVEEFVVAHGATFAEAANDASKTQGGRPSILLHGHCHQKALWGTQATRALLTSAGYDVREVDSTCCGMAGAFGYEAEHFALSRRIGELALLPAVRAASAETLIVAPGTSCREQIQHFTGRAALHPVEVVARHLA